Proteins co-encoded in one Synechococcus elongatus PCC 6301 genomic window:
- the radA gene encoding DNA repair protein RadA, giving the protein MARSRSEYVCQNCGHRAPRYVGRCPACESWNSLVEEAIAPTAKTAIATVLPSRQRRDRLAEAPPQAVAAQPLSAIADVSQQRIASGSGEFDRVLGGGLVPGSLVLIGGDPGIGKSTLLLQTATALSQQQPILYVCAEESGQQVKLRWQRIAAHRSPNQADQQFYLLPEIDLDAIVAELETLRPPVAIIDSIQALYSPALGSAPGSVAQVRECTAALMRVAKQLTITLLIVGHVTKDGAIAGPKVLEHLVDTVLYFEGDRFASHRLPRSVKNRFGASQELGIFEMVDRGLEEVGNPSALFLGSRDQATSGTATIVACEGTRPLLVELQALVSPSSYSSPRRAGTGIEYNRLLQILAVLEKRLGLPLSKFDAYVASAGGLNVAEPAADLGIAIALVASFRDRCLRPDTVLIGEIGLGGQMRPVSQVELRLKEAAKLGFQRALLPKGQERCESDLELVPVSRLVDAIGLALQEAPPSSDRS; this is encoded by the coding sequence ATGGCGCGATCGCGAAGCGAATATGTATGTCAAAACTGCGGCCATCGTGCACCGCGTTACGTCGGCCGCTGTCCCGCCTGCGAAAGCTGGAATAGCCTCGTGGAGGAAGCAATCGCGCCAACGGCTAAGACGGCGATCGCGACCGTCTTACCTTCCCGACAACGCCGCGATCGCTTAGCTGAAGCCCCACCCCAAGCGGTTGCTGCCCAGCCCCTCAGTGCGATCGCGGATGTCAGTCAGCAGCGGATTGCCTCAGGTTCTGGCGAGTTCGATCGGGTTCTCGGTGGGGGGTTAGTGCCGGGTTCTTTGGTGTTGATTGGTGGTGATCCGGGCATTGGTAAATCAACACTGCTGCTGCAGACCGCCACGGCTCTCTCCCAACAGCAGCCAATTCTCTACGTCTGTGCCGAGGAATCGGGTCAGCAGGTCAAGCTGCGCTGGCAGCGGATTGCAGCCCACCGATCGCCCAATCAGGCGGATCAGCAGTTCTATTTACTGCCGGAAATCGACCTGGATGCGATCGTGGCGGAACTGGAGACTCTGCGTCCCCCTGTTGCCATCATCGACAGTATCCAAGCGCTCTACAGCCCAGCCCTCGGGTCTGCGCCGGGCTCCGTCGCCCAAGTGCGGGAATGCACGGCGGCCCTGATGCGCGTGGCGAAGCAACTGACAATCACCTTGCTGATCGTCGGTCATGTCACCAAAGACGGCGCCATCGCGGGGCCTAAGGTGTTGGAACACCTCGTCGATACGGTGCTTTACTTCGAGGGTGATCGCTTTGCCAGTCACCGACTGCCGCGATCGGTCAAGAACCGCTTTGGAGCGTCTCAGGAACTGGGCATCTTTGAGATGGTCGATCGCGGTCTGGAAGAGGTCGGTAATCCCTCAGCGCTGTTCCTGGGCAGTCGTGATCAAGCAACTAGTGGTACAGCTACGATCGTCGCCTGCGAGGGCACCAGGCCGCTGCTAGTCGAGCTGCAAGCCCTCGTTAGTCCCAGTAGCTATAGTTCACCGCGCCGTGCTGGTACGGGAATTGAGTACAACCGCTTGCTGCAAATTTTGGCGGTCTTAGAAAAACGCTTGGGTTTGCCGCTGTCAAAATTCGATGCCTACGTCGCCTCGGCTGGCGGGCTGAATGTGGCTGAACCCGCTGCGGATTTGGGAATTGCGATCGCTCTTGTCGCCAGTTTCCGCGATCGCTGCCTGCGGCCCGATACGGTACTGATTGGTGAAATCGGCTTAGGGGGACAAATGCGCCCTGTCAGTCAGGTTGAACTGCGCCTCAAGGAGGCTGCCAAGCTCGGCTTTCAACGAGCGCTCTTACCCAAGGGACAGGAGCGCTGCGAGTCGGATCTGGAACTGGTGCCGGTCAGCCGCTTGGTTGATGCGATCGGTCTAGCGCTGCAAGAAGCCCCCCCGAGCAGCGATCGTTCTTAG
- the rpaB gene encoding response regulator transcription factor RpaB, whose protein sequence is MENRKEKILVVDDEASIRRILETRLAMIGYEVVTAADGEEALITFRNATPDLVVLDVMMPKLDGYGVCQELRKESDVPIIMLTALGDVADRITGLELGADDYVVKPFSPKELKARVRSVLRRVEKSGANGIPSSGVIQINSIRIDTNKRQVYKGDERIRLTGMEFSLLELLVSRSGEPFSRAEILQEVWGYTPERHVDTRVVDVHISRLRAKLEDDPGNPELILTARGTGYLFQRIVEPGEEGR, encoded by the coding sequence TTGGAAAATCGCAAGGAAAAAATCCTCGTTGTCGACGATGAAGCGAGCATCCGGCGGATTCTTGAAACTCGGTTGGCGATGATTGGTTACGAAGTTGTCACCGCAGCCGACGGCGAAGAAGCCCTCATCACCTTCCGCAATGCTACGCCGGATCTCGTGGTGCTCGATGTGATGATGCCCAAGCTCGATGGCTATGGCGTTTGCCAAGAGCTGCGCAAAGAGTCGGACGTTCCGATCATCATGCTGACAGCCTTGGGCGATGTGGCCGATCGCATTACGGGGCTTGAGTTGGGAGCTGATGACTACGTCGTCAAACCCTTCTCGCCTAAGGAACTAAAAGCGCGAGTCCGCTCGGTGCTGCGTCGGGTCGAAAAAAGCGGTGCTAATGGCATCCCCAGTTCGGGCGTCATCCAGATCAACAGCATCCGCATCGACACCAATAAGCGCCAAGTCTACAAAGGCGATGAGCGCATCCGTCTGACGGGCATGGAGTTCAGTTTGTTGGAACTGCTGGTCAGCCGCTCCGGTGAACCTTTTAGCCGCGCCGAAATCCTGCAAGAGGTCTGGGGCTATACCCCCGAGCGCCACGTCGATACCCGCGTAGTCGATGTCCACATCTCGCGGCTGCGCGCCAAATTGGAAGACGATCCGGGCAACCCTGAGCTCATTCTGACGGCCCGAGGAACCGGCTACCTCTTCCAACGCATCGTTGAACCGGGCGAAGAAGGGCGTTAG
- the nadA gene encoding quinolinate synthase NadA, whose translation MFLAADRPTTDLPADLPAAIAALKQELNAVILAHYYQEAAIQDVADYIGDSLGLSRQAAAADADVIVFAGVHFMAETAKILNPQRQVLLPDLAAGCSLADSCPPEAFAAFKAAHPNHIVISYINCTAEIKALSDIICTSSNAVKIVQQIPVDQPIIFAPDRNLGRYVMQQTGRDLVLWDGSCIVHETFSEQRLLELQARHPDAEIIAHPECETPVLDQARFIGSTTALLNYSLNSPSREFIVVTEPGIIHQMQQAAPEKTFIPAPPQDTTCACNECPFMRLNTLEKLYLCMRDRRPEIQIPEETRLAALRPIERMLAMSA comes from the coding sequence GTGTTCCTCGCTGCTGATCGTCCCACCACTGATCTTCCTGCCGACTTACCTGCCGCGATCGCGGCGCTCAAGCAAGAGCTGAATGCGGTTATCTTGGCGCACTACTACCAAGAAGCGGCGATTCAAGATGTGGCGGACTACATTGGTGATTCACTCGGTCTGTCGCGCCAAGCCGCAGCAGCGGACGCCGATGTGATCGTCTTTGCCGGCGTCCATTTCATGGCCGAGACGGCGAAAATTCTCAACCCACAGCGACAAGTGTTGCTGCCGGACCTGGCCGCAGGTTGCTCCTTAGCCGATAGCTGCCCACCCGAGGCATTTGCCGCGTTTAAGGCCGCTCATCCCAATCACATCGTTATTTCCTACATCAACTGCACCGCCGAGATTAAGGCGCTTAGCGACATCATCTGCACCAGTTCCAATGCGGTGAAGATTGTTCAGCAGATTCCTGTGGATCAGCCGATTATCTTTGCCCCCGATCGCAACTTGGGTCGCTACGTCATGCAGCAAACAGGCCGTGATTTGGTGCTCTGGGATGGCAGTTGTATTGTCCACGAGACCTTTTCAGAACAACGCCTGCTGGAACTGCAAGCGCGGCATCCCGACGCCGAAATCATCGCGCACCCCGAATGCGAAACGCCGGTTCTTGATCAGGCTCGCTTCATCGGCTCGACGACAGCATTGCTAAACTACAGCCTCAACAGTCCCAGCCGCGAGTTCATCGTCGTCACCGAGCCGGGCATCATCCACCAGATGCAGCAAGCGGCGCCGGAGAAGACGTTTATTCCTGCCCCTCCCCAAGACACTACCTGCGCCTGCAATGAATGCCCGTTCATGCGGCTGAACACGCTCGAGAAACTCTATCTCTGTATGCGCGATCGCCGGCCGGAAATTCAGATTCCAGAAGAAACCCGCCTGGCAGCCCTTCGCCCAATCGAGCGGATGCTGGCAATGAGCGCTTGA
- a CDS encoding carbonic anhydrase: MRKLIEGLRHFRTSYYPSHRDLFEQFAKGQHPRVLFITCSDSRIDPNLITQSGMGELFVIRNAGNLIPPFGAANGGEGASIEYAIAALNIEHVVVCGHSHCGAMKGLLKLNQLQEDMPLVYDWLQHAQATRRLVLDNYSGYETDDLVEFLVAENVLTQIENLKTYPIVRSRLFQGKLQIFGWIYEVESGEVLQISRTSSDDTGIDECPVRLPGSQEKAILGRCVVPLTEEVAVAPPEPEPVIAAVAAPPANYSSRGWLAPEQQQRIYRGNAS; the protein is encoded by the coding sequence ATGCGCAAGCTCATCGAGGGGTTACGGCATTTCCGTACGTCCTACTACCCGTCTCATCGGGACCTGTTCGAGCAGTTTGCCAAAGGTCAGCACCCTCGAGTCCTGTTCATTACCTGCTCAGACTCGCGCATTGACCCTAACCTCATTACCCAGTCGGGCATGGGTGAGCTGTTCGTCATTCGCAACGCTGGCAATCTGATCCCGCCCTTCGGTGCCGCCAACGGTGGTGAAGGGGCATCGATCGAATACGCGATCGCAGCTTTGAACATTGAGCATGTTGTGGTCTGCGGTCACTCGCACTGCGGTGCGATGAAAGGGCTGCTCAAGCTCAATCAGCTGCAAGAGGACATGCCGCTGGTCTATGACTGGCTGCAGCATGCCCAAGCCACCCGCCGCCTAGTCTTGGATAACTACAGCGGTTATGAGACTGACGACTTGGTAGAGTTTCTGGTCGCCGAGAATGTGCTGACGCAGATCGAGAACCTTAAGACCTACCCGATCGTGCGATCGCGCCTTTTCCAAGGCAAGCTGCAGATTTTTGGCTGGATTTATGAAGTTGAAAGCGGCGAGGTCTTGCAGATTAGCCGTACCAGCAGTGATGACACAGGCATTGATGAATGTCCAGTGCGTTTGCCCGGCAGCCAGGAGAAAGCCATTCTCGGTCGTTGTGTCGTCCCCCTGACCGAAGAAGTGGCCGTTGCTCCACCAGAGCCGGAGCCTGTGATCGCGGCTGTGGCGGCTCCACCCGCCAACTACTCCAGTCGCGGTTGGTTGGCCCCTGAACAACAACAGCGGATTTATCGCGGCAATGCTAGCTAG
- the plsX gene encoding phosphate acyltransferase PlsX, protein MTRARIAVDAMGGDFAPEEIVKGALRAQEELQADVILVGDPDRLRAICQDHAPHLQVRIEAAEEAIAMEDAAVSVRSRPRASINVAMDLVKAGEADAVISAGHSGAVMASALLRLGRIRGIDRPAIGALLPTVIPGKPVLVLDVGANVDCKPRFLEQFAVMGSIYSRDVLGQANPRVGLVNIGEEDSKGNELALASHQLLRNNPRICFVGNAEGRDVLSGQFDVVVCDGFVGNVLLKFAEAVGSVFLEIIRDELPRGMRGKVGSTLLRRNLRRIKQRLDHAEHGGALLLGVNGICIISHGSSKAPSIYSAIRLAVEAAENRVIDHLHQIQEPPSPAADLVTEPVVS, encoded by the coding sequence ATGACGCGTGCGCGGATCGCGGTGGACGCAATGGGCGGCGATTTCGCCCCCGAGGAAATTGTGAAAGGGGCTTTGCGCGCCCAAGAAGAACTCCAGGCCGATGTGATTTTAGTGGGCGATCCCGATCGTCTGCGGGCGATTTGCCAAGATCATGCGCCCCATCTACAGGTGCGGATTGAGGCTGCTGAAGAAGCGATCGCGATGGAAGACGCGGCGGTGTCGGTGCGCAGCCGTCCCCGTGCTTCGATCAACGTCGCCATGGATCTGGTCAAGGCGGGCGAAGCGGATGCCGTGATTTCTGCAGGGCATTCTGGCGCTGTCATGGCCTCTGCGCTGCTGCGGTTGGGGCGGATTCGTGGAATTGATCGCCCCGCGATCGGTGCCTTGCTACCAACGGTAATCCCAGGCAAACCCGTGCTGGTCTTGGATGTCGGCGCTAACGTCGATTGCAAGCCCCGCTTTCTCGAGCAGTTTGCAGTCATGGGCTCAATCTACAGCCGCGATGTCTTGGGGCAAGCGAACCCGCGGGTCGGCTTGGTCAACATCGGCGAAGAAGATTCCAAGGGCAACGAGCTTGCCCTCGCTAGCCACCAGCTGCTGCGCAACAACCCGCGCATTTGCTTTGTCGGCAATGCCGAGGGGCGCGATGTGCTCTCAGGCCAGTTTGATGTGGTGGTCTGCGATGGTTTTGTCGGCAACGTCTTGTTGAAATTTGCCGAAGCGGTTGGCAGCGTTTTCCTCGAAATTATTCGCGACGAACTGCCACGTGGCATGCGGGGCAAAGTGGGATCGACTCTGCTGCGCCGCAACCTGCGCCGAATTAAACAGCGGCTTGACCATGCTGAGCATGGGGGGGCGCTGCTTTTGGGTGTGAACGGCATTTGCATCATTAGCCATGGCAGCTCCAAGGCACCCTCGATTTACAGCGCCATTCGCTTGGCCGTCGAAGCTGCTGAAAACCGCGTCATTGACCATCTCCACCAGATTCAAGAGCCGCCTTCTCCAGCAGCTGACCTGGTGACTGAGCCAGTGGTGAGCTAG
- the lpxD gene encoding UDP-3-O-(3-hydroxymyristoyl)glucosamine N-acyltransferase, which yields MRWSEFLQHLEAKTGPCTAKAIAGDPELHGVAAINEAQSGQVSFLDQESGLQDWIEQTAASALILPPDPALQARAEARNLPWMTTAQPRLAFAAAIAVFYQPFRPVAGIHPSAVIDPSAQLGDRVSVGAHVVIGANCVIGNDVILHANVVLYPGVSLGDRCQIHANSTIHERSQIGQDCVIHSGAVIGAEGFGFVPTASGWFKMEQSGIVVLEDGVEVGCNSAIDRPAVGETRIGAQTKLDNLVHIGHGCQIGKACAMAAQVGLAGGVEVGDRVILAGQVGVANRVKIGDRAIASSKSGIHGEIEAGAIVSGYPAIPNRQWLKTSAVYNRLPELYRSLRNLIRRVEVLEQDRPSS from the coding sequence ATGCGCTGGAGTGAGTTTCTGCAACACCTGGAGGCCAAAACTGGCCCCTGTACCGCCAAGGCGATCGCAGGCGATCCAGAACTACACGGAGTCGCGGCCATCAACGAGGCGCAATCAGGACAGGTGAGCTTTCTCGATCAGGAGAGCGGCCTACAGGACTGGATTGAGCAAACAGCGGCCAGTGCTTTGATCTTGCCACCGGATCCAGCCTTACAGGCCCGTGCTGAGGCTCGCAATCTCCCTTGGATGACGACAGCTCAGCCACGCTTGGCGTTTGCTGCTGCGATCGCAGTCTTTTATCAACCCTTTCGGCCGGTAGCGGGCATTCATCCCAGCGCCGTTATTGATCCCAGCGCCCAGTTGGGCGATCGCGTCAGTGTCGGTGCCCATGTGGTGATTGGCGCGAACTGCGTGATCGGCAATGACGTCATCCTGCATGCCAATGTTGTCCTCTATCCCGGCGTCAGCCTCGGCGATCGCTGCCAGATCCATGCCAACAGCACGATTCATGAGCGCAGCCAAATCGGGCAAGACTGCGTGATCCACAGCGGTGCAGTCATCGGAGCAGAAGGCTTTGGCTTTGTGCCCACCGCCAGCGGCTGGTTCAAGATGGAGCAGTCCGGCATCGTTGTGCTGGAAGATGGCGTTGAAGTCGGGTGCAACAGTGCGATCGATCGCCCTGCAGTTGGCGAAACTCGGATTGGTGCTCAAACCAAGCTCGATAACCTTGTCCATATTGGCCATGGCTGCCAGATTGGCAAAGCCTGCGCTATGGCAGCCCAAGTCGGCCTCGCTGGGGGAGTGGAAGTCGGTGACCGCGTCATTCTGGCGGGACAGGTGGGCGTTGCTAACCGCGTCAAGATTGGCGATCGCGCGATCGCATCCTCAAAATCCGGCATCCACGGTGAAATCGAAGCCGGGGCGATTGTTTCGGGCTATCCAGCCATCCCCAATCGGCAATGGCTTAAAACCTCAGCTGTCTACAATCGCTTGCCTGAGCTCTACCGCAGCCTCCGCAACCTAATACGGCGCGTGGAAGTGCTGGAACAGGATCGCCCCAGTTCCTAG
- a CDS encoding phosphate ABC transporter ATP-binding protein: MEFLPPPPRFTDPALRLQGLTVEHGDHCLLHQISCEFPQQTITAIVGPSGCGKTLLLRCLNRLSDLQPELRVSGQIWLRDRNLRDRQVNVESLRCQLALIRGPATPIAGSLYDNIVLPARLQGYRGNLEALVREVLTIVELPENLDLQQAARHCSPETQLRLCLARATAMEPDILLLDEPCLPLDSAATLAFEELLLRLCDRHTILLITNNLAQAGRCATYTALLHPVLIDEQKLPVTKLIEFAPTSQIFRQPQHPITDDFVCGRR, translated from the coding sequence ATGGAGTTTTTACCGCCGCCGCCCCGTTTCACTGACCCCGCACTCCGCCTGCAGGGGTTGACGGTTGAGCATGGCGATCACTGTCTGTTGCATCAGATCAGCTGCGAATTTCCTCAGCAGACCATCACTGCGATCGTCGGCCCTTCTGGCTGTGGTAAAACCCTGCTGCTGCGCTGTCTGAACCGACTGAGTGACCTCCAGCCAGAGCTGCGGGTAAGCGGTCAAATTTGGCTACGCGATCGCAATCTGCGCGATCGCCAAGTCAATGTTGAAAGTTTGCGCTGTCAACTGGCCCTGATTCGTGGGCCTGCGACCCCGATCGCCGGTAGTCTCTATGACAACATCGTCCTACCTGCTCGTTTACAGGGCTATCGCGGCAATCTGGAAGCGCTGGTGCGGGAGGTGTTGACCATTGTTGAACTGCCAGAAAATTTAGACCTCCAGCAAGCGGCCCGCCATTGTTCACCAGAGACCCAACTCCGCCTCTGTCTGGCCAGGGCGACCGCCATGGAACCTGACATTCTGCTCCTCGATGAGCCCTGTCTGCCACTGGATTCAGCAGCGACCCTTGCCTTTGAAGAACTGCTGCTGCGGCTCTGCGATCGCCACACTATCCTTCTGATCACCAACAATTTGGCCCAAGCCGGACGCTGCGCCACCTACACAGCCCTGCTCCATCCTGTCCTGATCGACGAACAGAAACTGCCCGTGACCAAGCTAATTGAGTTTGCACCGACCAGCCAAATCTTTCGCCAGCCCCAGCATCCGATCACCGATGACTTTGTCTGTGGTCGACGCTAA